A stretch of Lactiplantibacillus brownii DNA encodes these proteins:
- a CDS encoding NCS2 family permease, translated as MDKFFKLKESGTTVGTEIGAGVTTFFAMSYILFVNPQILGQTGMPQQAVFLATIIASVAGTLVMGLFANVPYALAPGMGLNAFFTYTVVMSLGFTWQEGLALVFFCGIINIVITATKIRKMLISAIPINLQLAISGGIGAFIAYAGLKNANFLNFTTDATSITSINSKVYHAAQTTFQHGISTVVSNGSVTPALQMFNSPALVLALIGLILTVILKVKKVPGALLIGIIATTIIGFPMGVTDLHLASDYSLGASFHQLGTTFLAAFSSKGMGSLFASQNRIILVLMTILSFSLSDTFDSLGTFIGTGRQTGIFSGEKELALEKAPGFKSKLDKALFADSIATGVGSIFGTSNITTYVESSAGIGAGGRTGLTSVVVSILFLLSSLASPLLSIIPTAAIAPSLILVGIMMMSSFSKIPWSDLNEAIPAFMTAFIMAFAYNITYGIAAGFIFYCIIRTVNGKAKTVHPLIWGVSALFVINFLVLALV; from the coding sequence TTGGATAAATTTTTCAAGCTCAAGGAATCAGGAACGACTGTTGGGACTGAAATTGGTGCGGGTGTTACAACTTTTTTTGCCATGTCATATATTTTATTCGTTAACCCACAGATTTTAGGCCAAACAGGAATGCCACAACAGGCGGTTTTCTTGGCTACAATTATTGCGTCAGTCGCCGGAACTTTAGTCATGGGACTGTTCGCCAACGTGCCATACGCGCTGGCTCCGGGAATGGGCTTGAACGCTTTCTTCACGTATACCGTTGTGATGAGCTTAGGTTTTACCTGGCAAGAAGGACTAGCATTAGTTTTCTTCTGTGGCATTATCAATATTGTGATTACGGCAACGAAGATTCGAAAAATGCTGATTTCAGCCATTCCAATCAATCTACAGCTTGCCATTAGTGGTGGGATTGGGGCGTTTATTGCTTATGCAGGATTGAAAAACGCGAACTTTCTTAATTTCACGACCGATGCGACGAGCATCACATCAATTAACAGCAAAGTCTATCACGCCGCTCAAACGACATTCCAACACGGTATTAGCACAGTCGTTTCTAACGGGAGTGTCACGCCGGCGTTACAAATGTTCAATTCGCCAGCTTTGGTTTTAGCGTTGATTGGTTTGATTTTGACCGTCATTCTAAAAGTAAAGAAAGTCCCTGGAGCTTTATTGATTGGGATCATCGCAACGACAATTATTGGGTTTCCGATGGGGGTCACTGATTTACATTTGGCGAGTGATTATTCTTTGGGAGCATCGTTTCATCAATTAGGCACAACTTTTCTCGCGGCATTTTCATCAAAAGGGATGGGGTCGCTGTTTGCTTCTCAAAATCGGATCATTTTAGTTTTGATGACGATTTTGTCATTTAGTTTGTCAGATACGTTTGATTCTTTAGGAACTTTTATCGGGACTGGTCGTCAGACGGGAATCTTCTCTGGTGAAAAAGAATTAGCTTTGGAAAAGGCGCCTGGTTTTAAATCAAAACTAGACAAAGCATTATTTGCAGATTCCATCGCTACGGGGGTTGGTTCTATCTTCGGGACTTCCAACATCACGACGTACGTTGAAAGCTCTGCCGGGATTGGTGCCGGTGGGCGAACCGGTTTAACTAGTGTGGTTGTTTCAATCTTATTCTTGCTAAGTTCCTTAGCTTCACCACTCTTATCAATTATTCCAACCGCAGCGATCGCGCCATCTTTGATTTTGGTTGGGATTATGATGATGAGTTCTTTCAGCAAGATTCCATGGTCAGATTTAAATGAAGCCATTCCAGCCTTTATGACGGCGTTCATCATGGCCTTTGCGTACAACATTACTTACGGTATTGCCGCCGGATTTATTTTCTATTGCATCATTCGGACAGTTAATGGCAAGGCTAAGACGGTCCATCCCTTAATCTGGGGTGTTTCAGCGCTATTCGTAATCAACTTCTTAGTGTTAGCTTTAGTCTAA
- a CDS encoding glycoside hydrolase family 1 protein has product MYKTTYPKGFPKDFLWGGATAANQVEGAWNVDGKGLTTAEVVEKATDRKKMSMDAVTTDSIKAAVADPTDTRYPKRRGVDFYHHYKEDIKLFAEMGFKVYRFSIAWSRIFPQGDEQQPNEAGLAFYDRVIDELHKYKIQPLVTLSHYEMPINLTLKQNGWASRETIAAFNHFTETVFKRYQGKVPYWLTFNEINTGTWGFHETGAIDTAMSKHDQMQIRYQALHHQFVASAIATKQLHAIDPKAKIGSMLARMQTYPATPNPVDVQAAQLEDDKNLFFTDVQARGEYPEVMNRFFADNAIEIKMAPYDQAILAKYPVDFISFSYYMTTVTKADAGEQVNGNMATGGRNPYLEESDWGWQIDPVGLRITLDELWDRYRKPLFVVENGLGAVDQLTADHQIHDDYRIDYLRKHITQMREAVADGVQLMGYTMWGPIDLISFSTSEMSKRYGFIYVDQDDTGKGSLKRLKKDSFYWYQKVIKTNGDDLA; this is encoded by the coding sequence ATGTATAAAACCACTTATCCCAAAGGTTTTCCCAAGGATTTCTTATGGGGTGGCGCAACAGCCGCCAACCAAGTTGAAGGTGCTTGGAATGTTGATGGTAAAGGCCTCACGACGGCCGAAGTTGTGGAAAAAGCCACGGATCGTAAAAAGATGTCCATGGATGCCGTGACGACAGACTCAATCAAGGCCGCGGTTGCGGACCCAACCGATACACGTTATCCGAAGCGTCGTGGTGTCGATTTTTACCATCACTATAAAGAAGATATTAAATTATTTGCCGAGATGGGTTTTAAAGTCTATCGTTTTTCAATCGCTTGGTCACGGATATTTCCTCAGGGTGATGAACAACAACCCAATGAAGCTGGGTTAGCCTTTTATGATCGCGTGATTGATGAGTTACACAAATACAAAATTCAACCTTTGGTGACGTTATCGCACTATGAAATGCCAATTAACTTGACGCTGAAGCAAAATGGTTGGGCTAGTCGGGAGACGATTGCTGCCTTCAACCACTTTACCGAAACAGTTTTCAAACGCTATCAAGGAAAAGTGCCTTATTGGCTGACATTTAACGAAATCAACACTGGGACGTGGGGTTTCCATGAAACTGGTGCGATTGATACCGCTATGTCAAAACATGATCAAATGCAAATTCGCTATCAAGCGCTACACCATCAATTCGTGGCTAGTGCGATTGCGACCAAACAATTGCATGCCATTGATCCAAAGGCTAAAATTGGCTCAATGTTAGCACGGATGCAGACCTATCCGGCAACCCCCAATCCAGTTGATGTTCAAGCCGCACAGTTGGAAGACGATAAGAACTTGTTCTTTACCGACGTCCAAGCTCGTGGTGAGTATCCAGAAGTCATGAATCGGTTCTTTGCCGATAACGCTATTGAAATCAAAATGGCCCCATATGATCAAGCAATTCTGGCCAAGTATCCGGTTGATTTCATCAGCTTTAGTTATTACATGACGACCGTCACCAAAGCTGATGCCGGTGAACAAGTCAATGGCAATATGGCCACGGGTGGTCGAAACCCTTATTTGGAAGAATCCGATTGGGGTTGGCAAATCGATCCGGTTGGTTTGCGGATCACCTTAGATGAATTGTGGGATCGTTATCGAAAACCACTGTTTGTCGTGGAAAACGGCTTAGGTGCGGTAGATCAACTAACGGCGGATCATCAAATTCATGATGATTATCGTATTGATTATTTACGCAAGCACATCACGCAAATGCGTGAAGCCGTCGCCGATGGGGTACAACTCATGGGCTATACCATGTGGGGACCAATCGATCTGATTAGCTTCTCGACTTCGGAAATGTCGAAACGCTATGGCTTTATTTATGTGGATCAAGATGATACCGGTAAAGGTAGTTTGAAGCGACTTAAAAAGGATTCGTTCTACTGGTATCAAAAAGTTATTAAAACTAATGGAGATGATTTAGCTTAA
- a CDS encoding aldo/keto reductase yields the protein MTTIPTIKLNNGVEMPQLGFGVFQVPDLAECETAVTAALSAGYRLIDTATAYQNEAAVGRAIQKSGLKREDLFITSKLWVSDFTYDRAKKGIDASLERLGLDYLDLYLLHQPYGDVMGAWRALEEAYQAGKIRAIGVSNFYADQLKNLELTMTVKPAVNQIEVNPWYQQPTEVAFNQREEVRVEAWAPFAEGKHGIFADPTIAKIAQAHGKSVGQVILRWLLQRGITVIPKSVHPARMAENIAVFDFKLTEAEMQTMTSLDRKESQFFDHRDPVTIEQIFGADLKKLKR from the coding sequence ATGACAACTATCCCAACAATTAAATTAAACAATGGTGTTGAAATGCCACAACTTGGTTTTGGTGTTTTCCAAGTGCCAGATTTAGCTGAGTGTGAAACCGCAGTTACGGCAGCGTTGTCGGCCGGTTATCGCTTGATTGATACCGCGACGGCTTATCAAAATGAAGCGGCAGTTGGGCGTGCAATTCAGAAGAGTGGACTTAAACGAGAAGATCTATTTATCACGTCGAAGTTATGGGTTTCAGATTTTACTTATGATCGTGCTAAAAAGGGGATTGACGCGTCTTTAGAACGATTAGGATTAGATTATCTTGATTTATATTTATTACATCAACCATACGGCGATGTGATGGGCGCATGGCGAGCTCTTGAAGAAGCCTACCAGGCTGGGAAGATTCGCGCAATTGGCGTTTCTAATTTTTATGCGGATCAATTGAAAAATTTAGAGTTAACGATGACTGTGAAACCAGCAGTTAACCAAATTGAAGTGAATCCTTGGTATCAACAACCGACAGAAGTGGCTTTCAATCAACGTGAAGAAGTCCGAGTCGAAGCATGGGCGCCGTTTGCGGAAGGTAAGCATGGTATTTTCGCCGATCCAACCATTGCCAAAATTGCGCAGGCTCATGGTAAATCAGTTGGGCAAGTTATTTTGCGCTGGTTGTTACAACGGGGGATTACAGTGATTCCTAAATCGGTGCATCCCGCGCGGATGGCTGAAAATATAGCTGTTTTTGATTTCAAATTAACTGAAGCTGAGATGCAAACGATGACGAGTTTGGACCGGAAAGAGAGTCAGTTCTTTGATCACCGTGATCCAGTCACGATTGAACAAATTTTCGGCGCTGATCTCAAAAAATTGAAGAGGTAA
- a CDS encoding aldo/keto reductase has protein sequence MLNETAQLSNGVKIPKLGFGTWMIEDDQAAAKVREAIKLGYRHIDTAQGYGNERGVGEGVRTSDVSRDKLFVNTKLEADLKTYAGAKQAIDDSLTRAGLDYFDMMIIHSPEPWADFRSGNHYFEGNQEAWRALEEAYQAGKLRAIGVSNFEKVDLDNLLENGQVAPMVDQVLAHIGNTPFDLIDYAQSKGILVEAYSPVAHGAMMKSIEITRMAKKYQVSVPQLAIKYALQLGLVPLPKASSVAHMQNNADLAFEISAVDMTTLEAVKMADYGNDSAFPVYSGHQD, from the coding sequence ATTTTAAATGAAACGGCTCAATTAAGTAATGGGGTTAAAATTCCCAAACTTGGCTTTGGTACTTGGATGATTGAAGATGATCAAGCGGCGGCCAAAGTTCGCGAAGCCATTAAGCTCGGCTATCGACACATCGATACAGCCCAAGGTTATGGAAATGAGCGTGGGGTTGGCGAAGGAGTTCGCACTAGTGATGTGTCACGTGATAAACTATTTGTGAATACGAAACTAGAGGCTGATTTGAAAACTTATGCTGGTGCAAAACAGGCGATCGATGATTCATTGACACGCGCCGGATTGGATTACTTTGACATGATGATTATTCATAGCCCTGAACCGTGGGCTGATTTCCGCAGTGGCAATCATTATTTTGAAGGTAATCAAGAAGCCTGGCGAGCATTGGAAGAAGCGTATCAAGCCGGTAAATTGCGGGCAATTGGCGTGTCGAATTTTGAAAAAGTTGATCTTGATAACTTGCTGGAAAATGGCCAGGTGGCACCAATGGTTGATCAAGTCTTGGCACATATTGGAAATACGCCATTTGACTTGATTGATTATGCGCAAAGTAAAGGAATTTTAGTGGAAGCTTATTCACCAGTTGCGCATGGTGCGATGATGAAATCGATTGAGATTACGCGCATGGCGAAAAAGTATCAGGTTAGTGTGCCACAATTAGCCATTAAATATGCGTTGCAATTGGGATTAGTGCCATTGCCGAAAGCTAGCAGTGTCGCTCACATGCAAAACAATGCCGACTTAGCGTTTGAGATTTCAGCGGTTGATATGACAACTTTGGAAGCAGTTAAAATGGCAGACTATGGCAATGATAGTGCCTTTCCTGTTTATAGTGGTCATCAAGATTAG
- the licT gene encoding BglG family transcription antiterminator LicT translates to MRIKKVFNNNVLLAEQQGHEVVLIGKGLGFQKKTGEIVDEHLVTKTYTPTADNWLANFQSLMSDIEPDYFELTSEIIDLAEKQLQTKFNGYLLISLTDHIHFAVYRHQHQMDIKNEILWEIKRIYHHEYEVGHQALALIAKRFQVQLPDDEAGFIAMKFVENSMADSNGDQTVAMTKLINDILNIVKYQLSLTMSEESLSLQRFLVHLRFFAERLTLKQADKSAGTEDEFLFEHVSQKYPRAFACVEKIVAFIQTTTAQPVSMNEQIYLTIHIQRMLNEAQ, encoded by the coding sequence ATGCGGATCAAGAAAGTCTTTAATAACAATGTGTTGCTTGCTGAACAACAGGGTCACGAAGTGGTGTTGATTGGCAAAGGTCTCGGTTTTCAAAAGAAAACGGGCGAAATTGTGGATGAGCATTTAGTGACGAAAACTTATACACCGACCGCTGATAATTGGTTGGCAAATTTCCAGTCATTGATGAGTGATATTGAACCCGACTACTTTGAATTAACGTCTGAAATTATTGATTTGGCTGAAAAACAGCTCCAAACTAAATTTAATGGTTACTTATTGATTTCTTTGACGGATCATATTCATTTTGCCGTCTATCGGCATCAACATCAGATGGACATTAAAAATGAGATTCTTTGGGAAATCAAACGAATCTATCATCATGAATATGAAGTGGGTCATCAGGCGTTAGCTTTAATTGCGAAACGTTTTCAAGTCCAATTGCCAGATGACGAAGCGGGATTCATTGCAATGAAGTTCGTGGAAAACAGTATGGCGGATTCCAATGGTGATCAAACGGTGGCCATGACAAAATTAATCAATGATATTCTAAATATTGTCAAATATCAGTTATCGTTAACGATGAGTGAAGAGAGTTTAAGCTTGCAACGGTTCTTAGTCCATTTACGATTCTTTGCCGAGCGTTTGACGCTGAAACAAGCCGATAAGTCGGCAGGAACCGAAGACGAATTCTTATTTGAACATGTGTCACAAAAGTATCCGCGGGCGTTTGCTTGCGTTGAGAAAATTGTGGCATTCATTCAGACGACCACGGCTCAACCGGTCTCGATGAATGAACAAATTTATTTAACCATTCACATCCAGCGCATGTTGAATGAAGCACAATAA
- a CDS encoding beta-glucoside-specific PTS transporter subunit IIABC, whose protein sequence is MDYKALAQQILTNIGGKENIVKAWHCATRLRFNLKAVDKADTDAINNLDGVITVVQSAGQYQVVIGNSVAKVYDALVDLAGLANDNAAAQPVEAAGEKQNIVNRFIAFISGIFTPFLGALAGAGILKGLLALFVALNWLSANSGAYKIWYAAGDAIFYFLPIFLAFTAAKQLHVNQFVSVSLGAALLYPTLVSVMSKSATLHFFGIPVVPTTYTSTVIPILLAVWVLSYLEPLFDKLFPEAIRNIFTPLLSLIVMVPLTMMVVGPIGGAISNALANGMMAVYNFLPIGAGLIMGAFWQVFVIFGVHWTFVPLMMNNIAKMGYDPLLPILSAAVLSQAGAALGVFLKSKDPKMKALAGSSVITAFFGITEPTIYGVTLKLKRPFYCAVAGGAVGGAIAGAFQVHASSFTLPSLLALPTYLGQGFAGELIGLAVAFVGAAILTYFFGVTNDVPVKATTAPKTAEIDDDTIMAPVEGTIIPLTSVKDEVFASEAMGKGLAIVPTNGEVVSPVAGTVSAVYPTGHAIGITSDNGAEILIHIGIDTVQLNGKYFETLVKQNAHVDRGDVVTKFDVDQIKAAGYDTTVMIIVTNTASYQAVEPTTATEAQGNWLLKLQPKPETATSKEGATI, encoded by the coding sequence ATGGATTATAAAGCACTCGCCCAACAGATATTAACGAATATCGGCGGCAAGGAAAATATTGTTAAAGCTTGGCACTGTGCCACCCGGCTTCGCTTCAACTTGAAAGCGGTTGACAAGGCGGATACAGATGCGATTAACAATTTAGATGGTGTGATTACAGTTGTTCAAAGTGCCGGTCAATATCAAGTCGTGATCGGTAACTCAGTCGCTAAAGTCTACGATGCCTTAGTTGATCTGGCTGGTTTAGCCAATGATAATGCGGCGGCGCAACCTGTTGAAGCTGCTGGTGAAAAACAAAATATCGTGAACCGCTTCATTGCGTTTATTTCTGGTATTTTTACGCCATTCTTGGGTGCCTTAGCAGGTGCCGGGATTTTGAAAGGCTTATTGGCTTTATTTGTCGCTTTAAATTGGTTGTCCGCAAATAGTGGGGCTTACAAGATTTGGTATGCAGCTGGGGATGCAATCTTTTATTTCCTACCCATCTTCTTAGCGTTTACGGCGGCCAAACAGTTACATGTTAATCAATTTGTGAGTGTTTCACTGGGGGCAGCGTTACTTTATCCAACGTTAGTTAGCGTGATGTCGAAGTCAGCGACACTGCATTTCTTCGGTATTCCGGTCGTCCCAACGACGTATACGTCTACGGTGATTCCAATTCTGTTAGCCGTTTGGGTCTTGTCCTACTTGGAACCATTATTTGATAAATTATTCCCAGAAGCGATTCGAAATATTTTTACCCCGTTATTGTCATTGATCGTGATGGTGCCTTTAACGATGATGGTTGTTGGGCCAATCGGTGGTGCCATTAGTAACGCGTTAGCTAATGGTATGATGGCAGTTTACAACTTCTTACCAATTGGTGCCGGGCTCATTATGGGCGCTTTCTGGCAAGTCTTCGTAATCTTTGGGGTTCACTGGACTTTTGTACCATTGATGATGAATAACATTGCCAAGATGGGTTACGATCCGTTGTTGCCAATCTTGAGTGCCGCCGTTTTATCACAAGCGGGAGCTGCGTTAGGAGTCTTCTTAAAGTCAAAAGATCCTAAAATGAAAGCCTTAGCGGGTTCATCGGTGATTACCGCCTTCTTTGGTATTACTGAACCAACGATTTATGGGGTGACTTTGAAGCTCAAACGACCATTCTACTGTGCCGTTGCCGGTGGGGCCGTTGGTGGCGCGATTGCTGGGGCCTTTCAAGTGCATGCCAGTTCATTTACGTTACCAAGTTTGCTGGCTTTACCGACCTATTTAGGTCAAGGTTTTGCGGGTGAATTAATTGGGTTAGCCGTCGCCTTTGTAGGTGCCGCAATCTTAACTTACTTTTTCGGTGTGACGAATGACGTGCCAGTTAAGGCTACGACAGCACCAAAAACAGCCGAAATTGATGATGATACAATCATGGCACCAGTTGAAGGGACGATTATTCCGTTGACCAGTGTCAAAGATGAAGTGTTCGCTTCTGAAGCGATGGGTAAAGGGTTAGCAATCGTGCCGACTAACGGTGAAGTCGTTTCGCCAGTTGCCGGAACCGTGAGCGCGGTTTATCCAACTGGTCATGCAATCGGGATTACTTCTGATAATGGTGCTGAAATCTTGATCCATATCGGGATTGATACCGTTCAATTGAACGGCAAGTATTTTGAAACTTTAGTGAAACAAAATGCCCATGTTGATCGGGGTGACGTTGTGACAAAATTTGACGTCGACCAAATTAAAGCCGCTGGATATGACACGACGGTAATGATCATCGTAACCAATACTGCCAGCTATCAGGCCGTTGAACCAACCACTGCGACTGAAGCACAAGGTAACTGGTTATTGAAGTTACAACCAAAGCCTGAAACAGCTACTAGCAAGGAAGGAGCCACGATTTAA
- a CDS encoding LysR family transcriptional regulator, producing the protein MDVRILKYFLAVAQEQNITRAAETLHTSQSNLSRQLAALEADLGKPLVIRGSRQITLTVEGIFLRKRAQEITDLVDRTTADLTHFDEAISGDVYLAAAETPAMRLLADVMLAVQATHPQIIFHVFSGSTIEVTEKLDTGLVDFGILVEPVALQKYDHLRLPVNDTWGLLMRRDSPLAKLATITPADIRDQPILGSRQMLDGNVLSGWLGSDPHELNVIATFNLINTPAMMIERGMGYAFTFSNLINTTGNPNLCFRPLSPKLETGLHLLWKKYQVLTPANKLFLAALRKRMQF; encoded by the coding sequence ATGGACGTTCGAATTTTAAAATATTTTTTAGCAGTTGCTCAGGAACAAAATATCACGCGTGCAGCTGAAACATTACACACATCTCAATCTAACTTGTCCCGCCAATTAGCGGCCCTAGAGGCAGATCTTGGCAAGCCACTAGTCATTCGTGGCAGTCGTCAGATCACCTTAACGGTTGAAGGAATCTTTCTTCGCAAACGGGCGCAAGAAATTACTGATCTAGTTGACCGCACGACAGCCGATCTAACTCATTTCGACGAGGCTATTAGCGGCGATGTTTATCTGGCGGCAGCTGAAACACCCGCCATGCGTTTATTAGCTGATGTCATGTTGGCCGTTCAAGCGACCCATCCACAAATCATCTTTCACGTTTTCTCTGGCAGCACAATTGAGGTCACTGAAAAATTAGACACTGGTTTAGTCGATTTCGGCATTCTGGTTGAACCAGTTGCACTTCAAAAGTACGACCATCTTCGTTTGCCAGTCAATGATACTTGGGGGCTTTTGATGCGTCGAGATAGTCCGCTGGCAAAGTTAGCTACGATTACACCGGCCGACATTCGTGACCAACCCATTCTCGGCTCCCGCCAAATGCTTGATGGCAACGTTCTGTCAGGTTGGCTCGGTAGTGATCCCCATGAGTTGAATGTGATTGCAACATTTAATTTGATCAATACCCCAGCCATGATGATCGAACGAGGAATGGGCTATGCCTTTACTTTCAGTAACTTGATCAACACAACCGGCAATCCCAATCTTTGCTTTCGACCACTCAGCCCTAAACTAGAGACTGGCTTACATCTCCTTTGGAAAAAGTATCAAGTACTCACGCCAGCAAATAAATTGTTCTTGGCCGCACTCCGTAAAAGAATGCAATTTTAA
- a CDS encoding DUF998 domain-containing protein, producing the protein MKKQDYQLTIPAEIGEHFQLKDQDSAKLIVKRGRLVVQFEESRLSIFQKRVWIWPVVMAFLASIGYYIFCLTQNIQYIKLSGDNSLATAIILIGVVMGMLLFAGFFIHDRNNPHNHFIKNIYWRNFPVIVLSFALILALVLIGAMWLLGVLFNGATFDFFTASIILFVFVIVTNFAMVYLSLIVDASLLSTVLTLVIISGVAISMAVNNQRYWWQHNLSFLGTSNASSGWGFNATLIFAALLMIALIDYLFVSLHGVFPHSRRLLVLRILLTLTAVDLGLVGVFPNNAWSHAVHDQFAIILVYLIIALIVGIRWLLPNVSKDFLYLSYGVGGALILAEILFQGIGYFSLTAFEVVGFLMAFGWLLMLLDRIETLIDTGIESTITKK; encoded by the coding sequence ATGAAAAAGCAGGATTATCAGTTAACCATCCCGGCAGAAATCGGGGAACATTTTCAACTTAAAGATCAAGATTCAGCGAAGTTGATTGTTAAAAGGGGGCGGCTCGTCGTTCAATTCGAGGAGTCGCGTTTGAGTATTTTTCAAAAACGGGTGTGGATCTGGCCAGTAGTGATGGCCTTTTTGGCAAGTATTGGCTATTATATTTTTTGCTTGACTCAGAATATTCAGTACATCAAATTAAGTGGTGATAACTCGTTGGCTACAGCAATTATTTTAATTGGCGTGGTCATGGGTATGCTCTTATTTGCAGGCTTTTTTATTCATGACCGCAATAATCCACACAATCATTTCATTAAAAACATTTATTGGCGAAATTTTCCGGTCATTGTGTTATCTTTTGCTTTAATTTTGGCGTTAGTCCTAATTGGCGCGATGTGGTTGTTGGGTGTTCTTTTTAATGGCGCCACGTTTGATTTCTTTACTGCCAGTATTATTTTATTTGTCTTTGTAATCGTTACTAATTTTGCGATGGTCTACCTGTCCTTGATCGTGGATGCCAGCCTATTATCCACGGTTTTAACGCTGGTGATTATTAGCGGTGTGGCGATTTCCATGGCGGTGAACAACCAGCGTTATTGGTGGCAGCATAATTTGAGCTTTCTTGGGACTAGCAATGCATCGAGCGGTTGGGGCTTTAATGCCACCTTGATTTTTGCGGCGCTGTTGATGATTGCGTTGATCGATTATTTGTTCGTCAGTTTGCATGGTGTTTTTCCTCATTCACGACGGTTGCTTGTTTTGCGAATTTTACTCACGCTAACAGCCGTTGATCTGGGATTAGTGGGCGTTTTTCCCAATAATGCGTGGTCGCACGCGGTCCACGATCAGTTTGCGATTATATTAGTTTATCTGATTATTGCGCTGATCGTGGGGATTCGCTGGCTACTTCCAAATGTTTCGAAAGATTTTTTGTACTTGTCATACGGTGTTGGCGGGGCACTTATTCTCGCTGAAATCCTTTTTCAGGGGATTGGCTATTTTTCATTGACGGCCTTTGAAGTGGTCGGCTTTCTGATGGCTTTTGGTTGGTTGTTAATGTTGTTGGACCGAATTGAAACGCTGATTGATACTGGGATTGAAAGTACGATTACGAAAAAATAA
- a CDS encoding aldo/keto reductase — MMTPTIKLNDGNEIPAISFGTFQIPNDGSTYRAVSEALKIGYRHIDTAVAYFNEAEVGQAIKASGIPRDEIWVTSKLWLQDFGFEAATKAIDTSLSQLGLDYMDLYLIHQSYGDVPGAWRAMGAAQRAGKIRSIGVSNMTPKIWQHFMPQFETIPAVNQVEFNPYFQQKPLRELLAKDEVKLEAWAPLGQGNQALLNDPVITKLAEKYDKDAGQIILRFENQSGIIVFPKSVHVSRIKSNLALFDFKLTDSELTAMQQLDTGKGRHDPDAAGVKEMLLGAFDVHAAH; from the coding sequence ATGATGACACCAACAATTAAATTAAATGATGGTAATGAAATTCCAGCCATCAGTTTTGGGACTTTTCAGATTCCGAATGACGGATCGACTTACCGTGCTGTTAGTGAGGCTTTGAAAATTGGTTATCGCCATATTGATACGGCCGTAGCTTACTTTAACGAAGCTGAAGTGGGCCAAGCCATTAAAGCAAGTGGGATTCCGCGCGATGAAATTTGGGTGACCAGTAAATTATGGCTTCAAGATTTTGGCTTTGAAGCGGCGACGAAAGCTATTGACACGTCTTTAAGCCAGCTTGGTTTAGATTACATGGATCTCTACTTGATTCATCAATCATATGGCGACGTGCCAGGGGCTTGGCGGGCGATGGGTGCTGCGCAACGAGCGGGTAAAATCCGGTCGATTGGGGTTTCTAATATGACTCCCAAGATTTGGCAACACTTTATGCCACAATTTGAGACCATTCCAGCCGTGAACCAAGTGGAATTTAATCCTTATTTTCAACAAAAGCCGTTGCGGGAGTTGTTAGCCAAGGATGAGGTTAAGTTGGAAGCTTGGGCACCCCTAGGTCAAGGAAACCAAGCCTTATTAAATGACCCAGTGATTACGAAATTGGCTGAAAAGTATGACAAGGACGCCGGTCAAATCATCTTACGCTTTGAAAATCAAAGTGGTATCATCGTTTTTCCAAAATCTGTTCATGTTTCCCGAATCAAAAGTAATTTAGCGTTGTTTGATTTCAAATTGACTGATTCAGAGTTGACGGCCATGCAACAATTAGATACTGGTAAGGGCCGGCATGATCCCGATGCTGCCGGTGTTAAGGAAATGCTGTTGGGTGCCTTTGATGTGCACGCAGCTCATTAA